GCATGCCGACCATGTCGGAGGGCTGGAGGAATACGCGTTCCAAATGATGTTCCGTTACGGTAAAAGGCCTGTCCTGTATATTGCCGATACGCTGGTTGATCCATTATGGGAGCAGACGCTTCGCGGAGGTCTGACACAGGAGCCGCTTAACGCGCTGTCCGATTTCTTTGATGTTCGTCCTATTAAAGAAGGCGAGTCTTGCGAAATTCATCCCGGGATTCATGTAAAGCTGATCCGGACGGATCATATCGCGGGCAAGCTCAGCTATTCTTTTCTCTTTAATGAGACCTTTTTCTATTCCGCGGATATGAAGTTTGACGGCGGTTTGCTGAAGGAATTGATCGCTGGCGGGGTAACCACGGTCTTCCATGACTGTCAGTTGATCTCACCTGGAGTTGTTCATGCGAGTCTGGACGAGCTGCTGACGCTGCCCGAGGACATCCAGGAGAAGATGTGGTTAATGCACTATAACGACAATATGGAAGAGTTCATCGGCCATACGGGAAAAATGCGTTTCGCGGAGCAGCTTGCCGTTTACGAAATTAAAACATAACAAGCAGATATCCACCGCGCTACTGGCGCTGCAGACATCCGCTCTAGGTATAGCTTATGCAGGTGGATTGAGTCCGGTCAAAGTCTAAAATTGACGTACATACAGGCGCATGCATGTAAGTGGCTAATTCGATCCATACTATCATCGGGAGGATGATAATATGGATTACACACAAGAAGAAGTAGTTGCCGTACGCAAAAACGGAGACGGCGATATTGTTGAGCTGCAGTTAACGTCTGGCCGGGTCGTCGATTATAAAACCGCACAATCGATGGTTAAAAATAATGAAATTGCCGGATTAAACGTCTTTAAGGGCCGTGACCACGAAGACCATCTTCGCTCTAACGCGGATGGCCGCAAGGACAATAATCTCGACAATCTGCCAACCTTCTAAAACACGAAAATCGGCTGCCGCGATCGCGGACAGCCGATTTTTTCTTTACTATCGATGGTCATTTTTTCTTCGTTTCGGGAGGCAGTTTTCTACGCCATACATGCGTTTGATCATAAGATAAGGAATCTTTAACGACAAACCTTGCCACACAAGCGATTACCGTACCCACGATGCCAAACAAGCCCAGAAGCCATACGGCCATATAGGCATACTCCTGTGCCAAACGATACCGCCTCCTATTAGTTATGCAAATGCTTTCTATACAGGTATGTATGGCCAGAATGAAATATGCTAAATTTGTCACAAGTTCGCATCATAATAGCTGATCCGGTTCAT
This region of Paenibacillus sp. JDR-2 genomic DNA includes:
- a CDS encoding MBL fold metallo-hydrolase, coding for MGGDLSLQIQMLGTGGAFAKKYSNNNALIAVDGFKLLVDCGITLPRSLHDAGYSFDDLNAVLISHMHADHVGGLEEYAFQMMFRYGKRPVLYIADTLVDPLWEQTLRGGLTQEPLNALSDFFDVRPIKEGESCEIHPGIHVKLIRTDHIAGKLSYSFLFNETFFYSADMKFDGGLLKELIAGGVTTVFHDCQLISPGVVHASLDELLTLPEDIQEKMWLMHYNDNMEEFIGHTGKMRFAEQLAVYEIKT
- a CDS encoding DUF3892 domain-containing protein, translated to MDYTQEEVVAVRKNGDGDIVELQLTSGRVVDYKTAQSMVKNNEIAGLNVFKGRDHEDHLRSNADGRKDNNLDNLPTF